The stretch of DNA TGGTCTTGATTTGCTCCCGGCTTTCGATCGAACAGGGTCCTGCCATCATCACCAATCGGTCCCCACCGATTGTGACATCTTTTATTTTAACAACCGTATTTGCCGGTTGAAATGTCCGACTGGTGAGTTTAAAAGGCTCGGTTATTGGGACGATTTTTTGAACCCCGTCCATCAACTCGAGCATGCGTGTATCTAAGCCGCGTTTATCTCCGATTGCGCCAAGAACCGTCTGATTGACGCCTGTCGAGCGGTGGATATCAAAATTTATTTCGGTGAGCCTGCTTATGACTTTCTGAATGGCGTCTTCAGACGCATTCTCTTCCATCACCACAACCATTGACTAACCCTCCTTTTTGTTTGAGATTTGATCTTTCGCAAAGTTCAGAAGTTATTGATTTTATGTAGCTCATTATTTTCAAGCAATCACAAAGCCTGAAATCGGCATCTTTGTCCAAAACACCCCCAATTGTGAAGGGGGACGGAGGGCAAATGACCTTCTCTCTGAAATGGTCCATTGCTCTCCGGACAGACCACCCAACTCTAAGCACTCTCTGAAAGCCCCCTTCTCTTTTTTTTAAGAGAAGGGGGTTGGGGGATGAGTTAAAGATGCACCGCAACCCGCTCAAGCACCGCCTCAAGATTCATCTCAATTTCCTCATTTTTAAAACGAATCACTTGTATACCCAGGGTATTTATGATATGGGTTCTAAACCCATCGTAATCTTTTTGCCTTATATGTATCTTACCGTCTATTTCCACCACCAATCTCTTCTCATGACAATAAAAGTCCGCTACGAAAAATCTTCTTCCGCCGTCTATCTCAAAGCAAATTGGATGCTGCCGGAGAAACTTCTTACCCTTTAGTTTCCGGT from candidate division KSB1 bacterium encodes:
- a CDS encoding endonuclease domain-containing protein — protein: MKQTVRKLRKNQTKSESMFWQAVRNRKLKGKKFLRQHPICFEIDGGRRFFVADFYCHEKRLVVEIDGKIHIRQKDYDGFRTHIINTLGIQVIRFKNEEIEMNLEAVLERVAVHL